The Alphaproteobacteria bacterium genome segment TCGTCGGCGGCCAGCAGTTTTGGAACGCGGTCCATGCCACCGGAATACCAAGGGGCGGGCGTCCGCGATACGCGGGGATGCCCGTAACCGGCACGGTTGTCTACTTATCGGGGCGGGCTTGCCCGCAGGGGGGGCTACATCTCCAGGCGTTGGATTCCGGCATCGATTGCGATCTGGACCAATCCGGCAATGGACGAAGCTTCCATCTTTTTCATCATTCGCATCCGCTGGACCTCGACCGTTCGCGGCGAGGTGTCGAGAGCTCGAGCAATTTCCTTATTTGACAGCCCTTCCACGACCATTTCCAGAACCGTTCGTTCGCGTTCGGTCAGGGAATCCAGCCGCGTCGCTATCTCTGTCTTGGTGCGGTGGCGCTCGCGGTTCTCGGAATCCGCCCGGAGGCAGTTCTGAATTGAATCCAATAGATCTTGGGCGCGGAAAGGCTTTTCGACAAATTCGTGGGCACCGGCGCGCATTGCCTCGACGGTCATGGGGATGTCGCCGTACCCGGTGAGAACAATTACCGGAGGCGGGACGGGCTGTTCTTGAAGCTTTTTTTGTATTTCGAGCCCGCTGGTGCCTGGCATGCGAACATCCAAAATCACGCAACCCGGTGCCGTCGGTTCGTAGGCTGCCAAGAAGTCGTCGCCGTTCTCGAATGTTTGGGACCGCAATCCTACAGTCTTAACCAAGTCGACAATGATTTGTCGAATGCCTTCATCATCGTCGACAACGAAGACGGTAGGTGCGTCTTGACCGCTCATCTGCTCCCCTGCGTTGCTCGCCAACCGGACTAGCGCTGATCTAGGACCGACCGCACGCGCCTTGCCAGTAGCACTTTGCTGTAGGGTTTCGATAACAGTTCGATGCCCGGTCGCAAAGCCCCGTGTTCCATCAGGGCGTCCCCCGAATAACCTGACATAAAAAGAACCTTCGTTCCCGGAAAAAGGCGCGTAATCTCCTCCGAAACGTCCGGCCCCGACATTCCCTTTGGCAGAACGACATCGGTCAACAGGAGGTCCAAAC includes the following:
- a CDS encoding response regulator, which gives rise to MSGQDAPTVFVVDDDEGIRQIIVDLVKTVGLRSQTFENGDDFLAAYEPTAPGCVILDVRMPGTSGLEIQKKLQEQPVPPPVIVLTGYGDIPMTVEAMRAGAHEFVEKPFRAQDLLDSIQNCLRADSENRERHRTKTEIATRLDSLTERERTVLEMVVEGLSNKEIARALDTSPRTVEVQRMRMMKKMEASSIAGLVQIAIDAGIQRLEM